From the genome of Nicotiana sylvestris chromosome 2, ASM39365v2, whole genome shotgun sequence, one region includes:
- the LOC104215343 gene encoding protein PIN-LIKES 2-like, whose translation MELPNSEKEANMYYSSHYLVYAVLPLLKLLCLTVIGLVLAHPRSQLVPKATFKLLSKLVFALFLPCTIFIHLGETITVQNFARWWFIPVNVLLSTAIGCLLGYLVAKICRPPPEYFRFTIIATAFGNTGNLPLAIVGSVCHSGDNPFGPDCYTTGVSYVSFAQWVAVLLVYTLVYHMMEPPLEYFDVVDEGGEIQEPLPSNDLSRPLLVEAEWPGMEDRETEHCKTPFIARVFNSVSTLSYSSIPDPDSLEEAPAPRSPKSIRCLAEPRMVRRIRIVAEQTPVRHVLQPPTFATLLAFVVGMVPPIKSVVYGNDAPLSFLTDSLEILAQAMVPSVMLILGGMLAEGPNESRLGVRTTVGITVARLLVLPLVGTGVVYFADQMNFLIPNDQMYRFVLLLQYTTPSAILLGAVASLRGYAVREASAMLFWQHVFALFSLSIYIIIYFKILLSYV comes from the coding sequence ATGGAACTCCCAAATTCTGAAAAAGAGGCCAATATGTATTACAGTAGCCATTACCTAGTATATGCTGTTCTACCGCTCTTGAAACTCTTATGTCTAACTGTTATTGGCCTAGTTCTTGCACATCCAAGATCCCAATTAGTTCCTAAAGCTACTTTTAAGCTACTTAGTAAGCTTGTCTTTGCACTCTTCTTGCCTTGCACTATCTTTATTCACCTTGGTGAGACTATTACTGTCCAGAATTTTGCGCGCTGGTGGTTTATACCAGTTAATGTACTTTTAAGTACTGCAATTGGTTGTCTATTGGGGTACTTGGTGGCGAAAATTTGCAGGCCACCTCCAGAGTATTTTAGGTTCACTATCATCGCGACTGCGTTTGGGAACACTGGCAATTTGCCTCTTGCCATTGTTGGATCAGTGTGTCATAGTGGTGACAATCCCTTTGGTCCAGATTGCTACACGACTGGTGTGTCCTATGTGTCGTTTGCCCAATGGGTGGCGGTGCTCCTCGTTTACACTCTTGTTTACCATATGATGGAGCCGCCGTTGGAGTACTTTGATGTTGTTGATGAGGGTGGCGAGATTCAGGAGCCATTACCCAGTAATGATCTAAGTAGGCCACTTCTTGTGGAAGCTGAGTGGCCTGGTATGGAAGATAGAGAAACCGAGCATTGCAAGACACCCTTTATTGCACGGGTTTTTAACAGTGTCTCAACCCTTTCATATAGTTCTATTCCGGACCCTGATAGTTTGGAGGAAGCGCCAGCACCAAGGAGTCCAAAATCTATTAGATGTTTAGCGGAGCCCCGGATGGTTAGAAGAATAAGAATTGTCGCTGAACAAACTCCAGTTCGCCATGTTCTCCAGCCTCCAACATTTGCTACATTGTTGGCTTTTGTTGTTGGAATGGTTCCACCCATTAAATCTGTTGTTTATGGTAACGATGCTCCTCTTTCATTCCTCACGGACAGTTTAGAAATACTCGCTCAAGCTATGGTGCCATCAGTTATGCTGATTCTAGGAGGAATGCTTGCTGAGGGTCCTAATGAATCTAGACTCGGGGTTCGAACCACTGTTGGCATAACCGTTGCTAGACTTTTGGTCCTTCCTTTGGTCGGTACAGGAGTGGTTTATTTTGCTGATCAAATGAACTTTTTAATCCCTAATGATCAGATGTACCGGTTCGTGCTTTTGTTGCAGTACACCACACCAAGTGCCATCCTGTTGGGAGCAGTTGCTAGCTTGAGAGGTTATGCAGTCAGAGAAGCTTCGGCAATGCTCTTCTGGCAACATGTGTTCGCTCTGTTCTCTCTTTCTATATACATTATTATCTACTTCAAGATTCTGCTTTCGTATGTCTGA